Proteins encoded together in one Sylvia atricapilla isolate bSylAtr1 chromosome 2, bSylAtr1.pri, whole genome shotgun sequence window:
- the CHORDC1 gene encoding cysteine and histidine-rich domain-containing protein 1, which translates to MSQLCYNRGCGQRFDPEKNTEDSCTYHPGVPVFHDALKGWSCCKRRTTDFSDFLSIAGCTKGLHNSEKPPEPVKPEVKTTSERKELAELKPRFQEHIIQAPKPLETIKRPSPDEPMTNLQLKVSASLKQALDKLKLSSENEGRKEDDSDEIKIGTACKNAGCSKTYEGPHSTEEVCIYHSGVPIFHEGMKYWSCCKRKTSDFNTFLAQEGCTRGTHVWTKKDASTKVVPCRHDWHQTGGEVTISVYAKNSVPDLSYVEANSTMVNIHIVFEGEKEFHRSVKLWGVIDVKRSYVNMTATKIELTMRKAEPLLWASLELPVSNTQPKQESSAQ; encoded by the exons ATGTCGCAGCTCTGCTACAACCGCGGCTGCGGGCAGCGCTTCGACCCCGAGAAGAACACGGAGG ATTCATGCACATACCATCCAGGTGTGCCTGTTTTTCATGATGCTCTCAAA GGTTGGTCATGTTGTAAGAGGAGAACAACAGACTTCTCTGACTTCTTAAGCATTGCG GGCTGTACAAAGGGTCTCCATAATAGCGAGAAACCTCCCGAGCCTGTTAAACCAGAAGTCAAAACTACCTCTGAACGAAAGGAGCTGGCTGAACTGAAACCCAGATTTCAAGAACACATAATTCAGGCACCAAAACCATTGGAAACAATTAAGAGGCCGAG CCCAGATGAGCCAATGACAAATTTGCAGCTGAAAGTGTCAGCTTCCTTGAAACAAGCTCTTGATAAACTGAAACTGTCATCAGAAAACGAAGGGAGAAAAG AGGATGATAGTGATGAAATCAAGATTGGGACGGCATGTAAAAATGCAGGCTGTTCAAAA ACTTACGAAGGAccacacagcacagaagaaGTATGTATATACCATTCTGGTGTACCTATATTCCATGAAGG GATGAAGTATTGGAGCTGTTGTAAAAGGAAAACTTCTGACTTCAATACATTTTTAGCTCAAGAAGGCTGCACAAGAGGAACACACGTATGGACTAAAAAGGATGCA AGTACAAAAGTAGTTCCATGCAGGCATGATTGGCACCAGACTGGAGGAGAAGTGACTATTTCTGTATATGCTAAAAACTCTGTCCCTGATCTGAGCTACGTGGAAGCTAATAGCACCATG gtAAATATCCATATTGtatttgaaggagaaaaagagttTCATCGCAGTGTGAAGTTATGGGGA GTGATTGATGTAAAAAGGAGTTACGTGAACATGACTGCTACAAAGATTGAGCTCACTATGAGAAAAGCAGAGCCCCTGCTATGGGCAAGTCTGGAGTTACCAGTATCCAACACACAACCAAAACAGGAGAGTTCAGCTCAATAA